The bacterium genome includes the window TTCGGGGTTGCCTTCCAGGAGATGAAAAAGCTACGCCGTGATAAACCCTTTTATGTTGCGACCAAAACCAATAAGGCCGAGCCGGATCAAATCCGCCGCGAGCTCGAGGCCTCGCTGCAGCGCATGGGACTCGATCAGATCGATTTTTACCACATCTGGTGCGTCGTGGACCGGGAATCGTTCATTAAACGCCAGCACAAAGGGGCCTTGCAAGCCTTCGAACAACTGCAACGCGAGGGGCTGGTTCGGCACATTTGCGTCTCAAGCCATATGAACGGGGCCGAGATTGAATGGATGCTCGAGGAATACCCCTTTGCCGGCATCCTGCTGGGCTACTCAGTGATGAATTTTGCCTACCGCGACCAGGGGATCAGCGCGGCGGCCAGGCTCGGGCGCGGCGTGGTCATCATGAATCCCCTCGGCGGCGGGATCATCCCGCAGCACCCCGAACGCTTCGATTTTGTGCGTACCCATGCGGATGAAACCGTCGTCCAGGGCGCATTGCGCTTTCTCCTCAACGATCCGCGCATCACGACGGCTCTGGTGGGATTCAGCAATCAGGCGCAGCTGGATGAGGCCATTGCTGCCGCCGACGGATTCACTGGACTGACGGAGGTGGCTGTCCAGGAAATTCGAAGCCACCTCAGCACCTCATTTGATGCGCTCTGTACGGGCTGCGCTTATTGTGATCATTGCCCGGAAGGGGTGCCGGTGCCGAAGATGATGGACAGCTACAACCAGTTCATGCTCTCCGGCAAGCCGGAACACATCGCCGAGCGTCTCGGCTGGCATTGGGGCATCAGCCGCAAGAGTCCAGTATTTGACCTTTGCAGCGAATGCGGGTTGTGCGAGGAGGCCTGTACGCAAAAACTGCCGATCCGGGAGCGCTTGAAAGAGATCAAGCGCATGGTGCAGAAGCCCAGGTGAATGAAGATGGCATGCTAATAGGTGAAGCGGAGCAGCTTTCAACGGATTCTGGATTCACCGCCGTTTAGCTGCAAGCGGCATTGATAACAGTGTGGTCCATGCTGCTGATATCCCGACCAGTTATCGAGAGAAGAATCAGGAATCCGACAAGATCGATTCGCGTCAAATAGCGAGCGAATTGCACGGCGGGGCGGCGCGAGGAGGTCGGGTGGGCACCAGAGCCGAATACCGGCGCTCATGGCACCTGGTGGGCGCGAGATTTTAGGGCAGGATCAATCGCCGATATGAAGCGTCAGCTGCAGAAGCGCCTTGACCCGCACATAGTTATCAAGAAAGAGCCGGACGCTGCGCCCATTGCTTCCGGCCAGCTGCACACGATGGGCGAAATAGAGCGTTTTGGTGGAAGCCGTCGCGTTTTGAAAGAGCGGAACGTCGGCCGGATCCAGGGCGATGCGGCTGGTTGCGGTTGCGGCAGTTGTAACGCGGCCTGCTGCATCTATGGCAGCCGCCACCAGCCGGACCGGTCCAAAGACCAGATCGGGCGTCGTGAATAGGCGGCTCGAGTCGCTGGCAAAATAAAACCTCACCTCGCCGGCCACCGGAAGATGATTTTCGACCTCCACTTCCAACTCACCAGCACGCAGGCGTTCCATGGCCTCGCCCGAGAGCGTCACTGTGCCTTTCTCATCCCAGAATGCATCCCCTCCAGCGTCTGCAGGCGAAATGTATAAGGCGTTGGGATCGCCATCGATCTGCCGGGATTCCCAAACGAGGTTGCAGGGCAGCTCCAAGTCGAAACGGGCCGCAATCACATCGCCGCTGCGTACGCTGCCATAGACCAGGCTGTCACCGATGTCCACGGTGCCTGTCACAGCGATCCTATCGGGCTGCTGGTTGATGAATGCCACGATTGCGCTGTTGTTCGCGGTCCAGGGCGGTGGGGTGTAGAGTCGGCCCGTCGGGGTTGCGGCCGGGACAGCGAACTCGAGCGGGAAGGGCACACCCGCGCTGCCATTTCGAAAGCCATGCAGCGCACCACGGAAGCGTAGCGGCAGATTGAGTGTGCTATAGACCGTCACCTGGAGCCGTGCCTCACGCAAGGTGATGCCCTCCAGGTCACCCCACGCGCCGGCCACATCGAGGGCGCGTACGGTGCTGTCGAGGCCGACCGCCCGCGGTGCAAGACGGCCGCTGAAACGGCCGACGCGCACCCCTTCGAGGGAGAGGGCAAAACGAATCTGGGTCGCGACGCCGATTTCGACAAATCCGCTGCGCATATCATCCGTGGTCGCGCGGATGGTCATCTGAATCTGCTGTGGTGATCCCACGGCCGGCAGGGCAAAATCGGCGGTCAGCCCAGCCAGATCAACCTCGGTGCGCGTGACCAAGCCCGGATTGAGCCCCAGAGTGAGGGTCAGCGCCTTGTGGGTGGCGGGAACGGTGATCTGGGGAAATTCCAGGGTGAGCGCCGGGCTGCTGAAGGGAGAACGGTTGTCGATTTCGAGGCGCAAACGGCCGCTCTCGAATACGGCTTCATCGATGGCATTCCCGGCGGCATCCGCCAGGGCCATGGTTTCGCTGCGTTCCAGGGTCGTGGCAGGAATACGCGCTTCGGCTGCGGCAACGACGAATTGGGTCAATTCCACAACGAGATCCACAGGGAGATCGGCGGAAACGGTGATCAGCCGGCCACGGCTTCCGGGCGAGTCGCCGCTGATCAACCATCGCGCCTCGCGCGGAATGGTACATCCGCCCATATCAAGCATGACCGCGCTGGAATCGCCGGCAGCGATCCGGCGTATCAGCGGGCTGGAGACGACCAGGCTGCCCGTAACGCTGTTCTGCAGGGTGAGGATGAGATTCTCAAGATCGACATTCAGACGGTTATAGAGATGGAGGCGCGCGGAGCCGCGGATCAGCGACGCGTAGAGCAGATCCTCACTGCTGTGGACGGCGGCTGGGACGTAATTGAAGGAAAACGGGGCGATAGCCGCGGTTGTCCCGGTGAGGGAGACCGCCTCAGAAGTCAGCTGCGACCACAGATAGCGTTCCGCCATGACCGGAACGCTCGGAATTGTAAAAGCATCGAGGCCCAGGGTAAGGCTTTCATGGAAATCCGGGAGGGTCAGGTAGGCCCCGACCTGCGTGGTATCGAGCGCCTCGGAAAAATGAAAGGTGAGGAGGCTGTCGGCTCCCGCGACAAAATTATCCTCCTCTGCGATCAGATCGGCAAGGGTATAACGGTGATCCATCACCGGGATATTCACGGTCGTATCCCAGTTCGGGACCTTGGGGGACTCCAGTGAACAACCCCAAAGCAGGAAGGCAACCACGCCCGACCCTCCTGCAAGAAGATATTTATACAACCCGCTCATCCAGCCACCCGAGATCCTGCTTCCCATTTACAGAACATACCGGCAATCCGCCGGCTCTGCGTACTCCCCCTTGCTGTCGACTTTAGGCGTTACCGCCGAGCCGTCGCAGTGATTTGACCAGGGCTTGGGTGCCTTCCCGGCCCTCACCGTGCGCCTGGCAGCCAGTGAAGAGCTGGTGTACCAGGGCCAGCGCCGGCGCCGGAAGCTGCATTTCGCGCGCTGCCTCGAGGGCCAGCCGCAAATCCTTCTGCTGTAAATCGATCATAAATCCCGGAGCAAAATTGCCCGCCGTCATCCTGGGGCCCAGATTGGTCAGCTGCCAGGATCCCGCCGCGCCGCCCTTGACCGCATCGATCATCACCAGGGGATCCACCCCCGCCTTGCGGGCGAACTCGACCGCCTCGCAGACGGCAAGGTTGGTTACCGCGCCGAGGATCTGGTTGCAGAGTTTGACGGTCTGGCCCATGCCGTGTCCGCCAACCCAGGTGACGCTTTTGCCCATCGCCTGGAAAACCGGAAGGCAACGCTCAAAGACCTCCTTTTTCCCGCCGACCATGATGGCCAGGGTTCCGGCGATGGCGCCGATATCGCCGCCACTCACCGGGGCATCGAGCATCTCGCCGCCCTTCGCTTCAATCTCGGCCGCCAGTTTGCGGGTCACCGCCGGAGAGATGGTGCTCATATCGATCACCACCCCGCCAGGATGGAGGCCTCTCAGGATCCCGTTCCCGCCCAACACCACCTCCTCGACATCGGGAGAATCGGTGACGATTGTGATCACCACCTCGCTCGCAGCAGCCACCTCGCGCGGCGAAGCGGCGCCCGATGCGCCTGCCGCCAGCAGTTTCTCCATCCGCCGGGGCGTGCGATTGTAAACCGTCAGCGAAAAGCCCACTTTGAGCAGGTTGAGGGCCATGGGCTCACCCATGATGCCCAGTCCAATGAACCCGATCTTCATACGTTTCTCCTTTTGTGTGGGAGGCTGGTGAACTCAATAGGCCGAGGTCATGTGATGCTGCCAGATTTTCCAGCGCCCCTCCTGTCTGACCAGGATCGTCGTATAAAAACCTTGCACCTTCGAGGGTTTGCCGTTGCTGGTGATCGCGACCGTACCCTGGTAGCGTGCCACCGCCAGGTTCCCCTCGCAGCGGATCTCTGCGTCGCCCAGTTCGGTCTTGATCTGCTCCCAACGCTCAAACATGGGATTGAAATAATCACCGATCTGGCTGGCGTTGAGGGTCTTGCCGTTGAGGGTATACCAGTACATATCCCTGGTGCACAGGGCGCGCAGGGCGGCGATGTTTTTGGCGTCGAAGGCCGCATGGAAGTCCCTCACGCCCTTTTTAATTTCAGGATCCTGATTGCCGGTGCAGCCGGTCATCAGGGTCAGCAGCAGTAGAGCCGCCATTCCTTTATGCATCAGGCTATTCCTCTTCGCTCTTCAATGGTTCTCCGGCGGTAAGCGCCATCCGCTCGGCCCAACCGGCTTCCTCGTCTCGGCCATGCTTACGGCAGCCGAGGGCATAAATACGGCATTTTTCCGCGAGTGCAGCCAGGGTGGCGGCCTTATCCTCCGCTGCCAAATGGCCGGATGTCACCATTTTTTGCAGTGCGATGATCCGGTAGCGATCCAGGCTGTGTTGGCGCGATAACTGCGGCCAGGGCCCCGCGCGTTTGATGATCAATTTCTCCGCCAAGAAGAGCACGGGATTCTGGCTGGTTATCCGCAACCAGAGATCATAGTCCTCACAAGCGGGCAGGTTTTCATCGAAGAGGCCGATCTCCTCCAGCACACTGCGCTCCAGGATCACCGAGGAGGGACTGATGATGCACAGCGGCAGGCATTCACGATAAATCCATCCGGAGCGCTTGCGATGGCGTGCTCCCGGATTCATCCACCGGCCATCGCGCCGCCACTCCTCGTCGGTGTAGCAGATCCTCATCCCGGGATTCTCCCGCAGAGCGGCCAGCTGGCGCTCGAGTTTAACGCGCTTCCAGAGATCGTCCGAGTCGAGGAAAGCGAGCCAGCGGCCTGAAGCAGCGGCGATACCGCGGTTACGTGCGGCAGATACTCCCAGCGGCTGCGGATGGCGGATGCGCAGGATCCTTTCCCCCAGCGGCTCCAGGAGCTGCTGGGTTTCGTCCTCCGAGCCGTCATCGACGACGAGAATCTCATCGGCCGGCCGGCTTTGCTGCAGCACGGAGTGCACGGCTTCCAGAACCAGGGCGGCGCGGTCGCGGGTGGTCAGGATGACGGAGATCGTCTTCTGCGGCACCGGTGATGGAAGCGTCATGCCACCGCCCTCAAACCAACGGGATTAATGATAGGACAAATCCGGCCAGAGTGATGAGGCCGAGCGCCAGGGCAGCAATACGATGGGCGGTGCGCTCGGGGGCGATCTCCTGGTATTTCAGCAGTTGGGCGCAGAGATACCCTCCAGCGAAGCCGCCCGCATGAGCCCAGTTATTGACACCGGGAAAGATAAAGCCGAAAACAAACGCCATGAGCGCCCAACTGCCTACCTGGCGCATCAGGGCCTCGCCAAACGTGCCGCCGCGATGACGGCCGTAAAAGATCAGCGCCCCAAGCAGCCCGAAAATCGACCCGGAGGCGCCGACGGTAAAGGGCACCTGGAGCAGATCCGAGGCGAGAAAGCCGGCCACCCCGGCCACGGTGAAAATAATAAAAGCGCGAGAGAGACCGAAAAAATCCTCGACTGCGTAGCCGATGTTCCGCAGCCAGATCATGTTGAAAAAGATATGTAGAATCCCGCCATGGAGATAGATGGCGGTGAACAGTGTCCACCACTGCCCCTGGGCGAGCGGAACCGCACCTGTCATCCCCAGGCGGTACAGCGCGCTCCCGCTTGGTGAAAGCAGGCTGAAAAAGCCGCGGACGGAGAATACCGATGAGAGGTCCAACAGCAGGCTGATCAGATAAAGCAGGACATTAAAGCCGATCAGGACGGGGATCAAACCGCCAAGGCTGCGGATGACCTTGTCGAATCCGGCGCTCAGTCCGGAAAGGCCATAGTTTTTCCAGCCGCAGTGGATGCACTCCTTGGCGTTGACGGAGATCAGGCGGCGGCAATTGGGGCAAAGCCGGGCTCCGGCTCTGGTTTCAGAAGACATAGACCTACCTCACTGGATACAATATGAAACATAATATGCGAAAAAAAATGTTCTTAATAAAGGAGAAAATCGCACGGGGCAGCCCCCGCAATCTCGCATCCACCCGAGCCGAACTCGGTTATTTAATAGGCTTTTTCTCTTCCATAGCCCTCTTGTTTATATTTGATTAGCTCCAGGTGGGACTCCGATTTTCGGAGGTATCAAAGAAAATTACAGCCGATATTTTCCTTGCAAATATTTCGGCGAAAGTTTATATTTTATGTAAGTTTAGAACAAAACAAAACGGATTACTCCCATGAAAATCGGCATTGTGGGTTTGCCCTTTTCCGGCAAGACCACCCTGTTCAACGCACTCACCGGGGCAGATGCAGCCCAAGCGGGTAAGCGCGACGCCCACCGCGCCATCGTCCAGGTTCCGGACGAGCGCCTCGACCGGCTGGATGCCCTCTTCACCCCCAAAAAAAAGACACCGGCGACGATCGAGTATATCGACCTCAGCGGTCTGAGCGCCGATGAGCAAAAGAAGGGCGGCTTCAGCGACCAATTCCTTGGTCAGCTGCGCACCGCCGACGCCGTCCTGGTCATCGCCGCCGCCTTTCACAACGATAATGTACCACATCCCCT containing:
- a CDS encoding aldo/keto reductase → MIYHPYGTTGIQVSAIGFGGMRFPDQHDVEGCAALVKKAYDLGINYFDTAIGYGKSEELFGVAFQEMKKLRRDKPFYVATKTNKAEPDQIRRELEASLQRMGLDQIDFYHIWCVVDRESFIKRQHKGALQAFEQLQREGLVRHICVSSHMNGAEIEWMLEEYPFAGILLGYSVMNFAYRDQGISAAARLGRGVVIMNPLGGGIIPQHPERFDFVRTHADETVVQGALRFLLNDPRITTALVGFSNQAQLDEAIAAADGFTGLTEVAVQEIRSHLSTSFDALCTGCAYCDHCPEGVPVPKMMDSYNQFMLSGKPEHIAERLGWHWGISRKSPVFDLCSECGLCEEACTQKLPIRERLKEIKRMVQKPR
- a CDS encoding NAD(P)-dependent oxidoreductase, which translates into the protein MKIGFIGLGIMGEPMALNLLKVGFSLTVYNRTPRRMEKLLAAGASGAASPREVAAASEVVITIVTDSPDVEEVVLGGNGILRGLHPGGVVIDMSTISPAVTRKLAAEIEAKGGEMLDAPVSGGDIGAIAGTLAIMVGGKKEVFERCLPVFQAMGKSVTWVGGHGMGQTVKLCNQILGAVTNLAVCEAVEFARKAGVDPLVMIDAVKGGAAGSWQLTNLGPRMTAGNFAPGFMIDLQQKDLRLALEAAREMQLPAPALALVHQLFTGCQAHGEGREGTQALVKSLRRLGGNA
- a CDS encoding nuclear transport factor 2 family protein; amino-acid sequence: MHKGMAALLLLTLMTGCTGNQDPEIKKGVRDFHAAFDAKNIAALRALCTRDMYWYTLNGKTLNASQIGDYFNPMFERWEQIKTELGDAEIRCEGNLAVARYQGTVAITSNGKPSKVQGFYTTILVRQEGRWKIWQHHMTSAY
- a CDS encoding glycosyltransferase family A protein, with the protein product MTLPSPVPQKTISVILTTRDRAALVLEAVHSVLQQSRPADEILVVDDGSEDETQQLLEPLGERILRIRHPQPLGVSAARNRGIAAASGRWLAFLDSDDLWKRVKLERQLAALRENPGMRICYTDEEWRRDGRWMNPGARHRKRSGWIYRECLPLCIISPSSVILERSVLEEIGLFDENLPACEDYDLWLRITSQNPVLFLAEKLIIKRAGPWPQLSRQHSLDRYRIIALQKMVTSGHLAAEDKAATLAALAEKCRIYALGCRKHGRDEEAGWAERMALTAGEPLKSEEE
- a CDS encoding rhomboid family intramembrane serine protease codes for the protein MSSETRAGARLCPNCRRLISVNAKECIHCGWKNYGLSGLSAGFDKVIRSLGGLIPVLIGFNVLLYLISLLLDLSSVFSVRGFFSLLSPSGSALYRLGMTGAVPLAQGQWWTLFTAIYLHGGILHIFFNMIWLRNIGYAVEDFFGLSRAFIIFTVAGVAGFLASDLLQVPFTVGASGSIFGLLGALIFYGRHRGGTFGEALMRQVGSWALMAFVFGFIFPGVNNWAHAGGFAGGYLCAQLLKYQEIAPERTAHRIAALALGLITLAGFVLSLIPLV